A stretch of Miscanthus floridulus cultivar M001 chromosome 13, ASM1932011v1, whole genome shotgun sequence DNA encodes these proteins:
- the LOC136500953 gene encoding uncharacterized WD repeat-containing protein C2A9.03-like — MDEFELEDNLEFIFQSIQELMEDQGDNNAFGDANQNQLFASLVSYDQENMLPDVSAADVAAGKDMQGIPWEKMLFGRDKYREMKMKNYKNYQNLSYAREDALQECKQVEKDNPYYDFHYNTRRARPSIVHFQLRNLVWATTKHDVYTMHDQSVTHWSSLEQTSTELINADDCIVPKQRGHGSQSVAMVQVTTMAMDSNLLVVGGFQGELICKRLDDDGVVYSTRVTDDENAITNSLDIYQDPSGSRRLVAANNDCSIRIFDTEYFDLLKHYVFPWSVNSVSVSPNGKLFAVLGDHEDGCVVDPKCGKAIGSLRGHLDYSFASAWHPDGNIVATGSQDTTCRLWDIRNLSQSVAVLGGRMGSIRCVKFSSDGRFLATAEPVDFVHIYDAYADYSKSHEIDLFGEIGGLAFSPDTEAFYVGLADQTYGGMIEFSKRHQHHYLNSLW; from the exons ATGGACGAGTTCGAGCTGGAGGACAACCTCGAGTTCATCTTCCAGAGCATCCAGGAGCTCATGGAGGACCAGGGGGACAACAACGCCTTCGGCGACGCCAACCAGAACCAGCTCTTCGCCAGCCTCGTCAGCTACGACCAG GAGAACATGCTGCCCGACGTCTCTGCCGCCGACGTCGCTGCTGGGAAGGACATGCAGGGGATCCCGTGGGAGAAGATGCTCTTCGGTAGGGATAAGTACCGggagatgaagatgaagaacTACAAAAATTACCAGAACCTAAGTTACGCACGGGAGGATGCTTTGCAG GAGTGCAAACAAGTGGAGAAGGATAACCCTTACTATGATTTCCACTACAACACAAGGCGTGCTCGGCCATCAATTGTACATTTTCAG CTACGGAACCTAGTATGGGCAACAACCAAACATGATGTTTATACAATGCATGATCAATCAGTGACACACTGGTCCTCACTGGAGCAGACAAGCACTGAGCTAATCAATGCTGATGATTGCATCGTCCCAAAACAG AGGGGGCATGGTTCACAGTCAGTGGCAATGGTCCAGGTCACAACAATGGCCATGGATAGTAATTTATTGGTAGTTGGTGGCTTTCAAGGGGAGCTTATATGCAAG CGCTTGGATGATGATGGGGTTGTTTACAGCACAAGGGTTACAGATGATGAAAATGCAATCACTAACTCTTTAGATATCTATCAGGATCCCAG CGGATCTAGAAGGTTGGTGGCTGCTAACAATGACTGCTCCATTAGGATTTTTGACACCGAGTACTTTGACCTCCTCAAGCACTATGTCTTCCCTTGGTCTGTGAAT AGTGTTTCTGTGAGCCCAAATGGGAAACTCTTTGCTGTCCTGGGAGATCATGAGGATGGTTGTGTAGTGGATCCCAAGTGTGGCAAG GCAATTGGTTCTCTTAGGGGTCACTTGGATTACTCATTTGCATCTGCGTGGCATCCTGATGGCAATATCGTGGCAACTGGGAGTCAAGACACTACATGCAGGCTATGGGACATCAGGAACCTATCGCAGTCGGTAGCTGTGCTTGGTGGAAGGATGGGCTCAATTCGGTGTGTCAAGTTCTCTTCAGACGGGCGTTTCCTCGCAACAGCAGAGCCTGTTGATTTTGTCCACATATACGATGCTTATGCGGACTACAGCAAATCTCACGAGATTGACTTGTTTGGTGAGATTGGAGGTTTAGCATTCAGCCCGGACACTGAGGCCTTCTATGTGGGCCTTGCGGACCAGACATACGGAGGCATGATCGAGTTCAGCAAGAGGCACCAACATCACTACTTGAACTCCTTGTGGTGA